One window of the Lacerta agilis isolate rLacAgi1 chromosome 17, rLacAgi1.pri, whole genome shotgun sequence genome contains the following:
- the TMEM223 gene encoding transmembrane protein 223: MLHCTWRAALRIGGLAGGGSRGCGVWRLWGPTSPQYPVRFWSWGARRAHAAELPWRWGARGVQTAFPLDTNVPRDVLLFQHDRGRFFRILGLFCAGQFVFWAYLAHFAFYGLQDVRGSRPEPDPQHGKRPLPTLPGGATIQLSSNKWRFGFTASCLTVGSLILAAGFVFSRRSVSRILLHRGGQEVTFTTYYPLGLTSSFTVPLRHVSCMSHRSEVPAMMPLKVKGRAFYFLLDKQGRITNTNLFDITVGAYRKL; encoded by the exons ATGTTGCACTGCACATGGCGAGCTGCGCTGCGGATCGGGGGGCTGGCAGGTGGGGGGTCCCGAGGCTGTGGGGTTTGGAGGCTCTGGGGCCCCACGAGTCCACAATACCCCGTGCGCTTTTGGAGCTGGGGCGCGCGAAGGGCGCACGCCGCGGAGCTGCCTTGGCGATGGGGCGCGCGGGGAGTGCAGACCGCCTTCCCGTTGGATACTAATGTGCCCCGGGATGTCTTGCTTTTCCAGCACGATCGAGGCCGTTTTTTCCGTATTCTTGGGCTGTTCTGCGCCGGCCAGTTCGTGTTCTGGGCGTATCTGGCACACTTCGCTTTCTACGGCTTGCAGGACGTTAGGGGGAGCCGGCCGGAGCCGGATCCCCAGCATGGGAAGCGCCCTCTGCCAACTCTACCGGGAGGAGCCACGATACAGTTGAGCTCCAACAAGTGGCGCTTCGGTTTCACTGCTTCTTGCCTGACCGTGG GTTCTCTGATCTTGGCGGCAGGTTTTGTCTTTTCCCGACGCTCTGTGAGCCGGATCTTGCTACACCGAGGTGGCCAGGAGGTGACCTTTACCACCTATTACCCCTTGGGCTTGACCTCATCCTTCACGGTCCCTCTTCGCCATGTTTCCTGCATGTCCCATCGTTCAGAGGTGCCAGCGATGATGCCACTCAAGGTTAAGGGGAGAGCCTTCTATTTCCTGTTGGACAAACAGGGACGGATCACCAACACAAATCTTTTTGACATCACTGTTGGCGCCTATCGAAAGCTGTGA